The Deltaproteobacteria bacterium genome has a segment encoding these proteins:
- a CDS encoding MmcQ/YjbR family DNA-binding protein, which produces MHPVKQHSRRVERLLVRLRRICLALPESSERLSHGEPTFFVGAKNGKGGKVFVSFGDDHHGDGLVAITFPAEPGAQAMLIEADPRRFFRPKYVGASGWVGLRLDVDLDWGEVAEIAEESWRMVAPKRVVAAFEAQNWK; this is translated from the coding sequence ATGCACCCGGTGAAGCAGCACTCGCGCAGGGTCGAGCGGCTGCTCGTGCGGCTGCGCAGGATCTGCCTCGCGCTGCCGGAGTCGAGCGAACGGCTCTCGCACGGCGAGCCGACCTTCTTCGTCGGCGCGAAGAACGGCAAGGGCGGAAAGGTCTTCGTGAGCTTCGGCGACGACCATCACGGCGACGGGCTCGTGGCCATCACGTTCCCGGCGGAGCCGGGCGCGCAGGCGATGCTGATCGAGGCCGATCCGCGCCGCTTCTTCCGCCCGAAGTACGTCGGCGCGAGCGGCTGGGTGGGACTGCGACTCGACGTCGATCTCGACTGGGGCGAGGTCGCGGAGATCGCGGAGGAGTCCTGGCGGATGGTCGCGCCGAAGCGCGTGGTCGCCGCGTTCGAGGCTCAGAACTGGAAGTAG